A window from Pichia kudriavzevii chromosome 5, complete sequence encodes these proteins:
- a CDS encoding uncharacterized protein (PKUD0E04070; Pfam Domains: RRM_1(1.8e-20)), with product MEQNQTESQGIYNEAVEGSQFQEQPQQDQPQQQQGIENSGSRGQFQTNQETDQIEQMKEHISRMEEESERLNQMQQQIMQMDDAMEITDNGDAPMDGVEEDAKFQSIQERKEIDGRSIYVSNVDYSATPEELQQLFSECGTINRITILTNRLTGTPLGYGFIEFESAESIPKALENDQTLFKGRPIKVTPKRTNLPGFGSRGRGRGGFVGRGRGRGGFGGRGRGRGGPRGRGGFRGRGAPRGARGGFNPY from the coding sequence ATGGAGCAGAATCAAACAGAGTCTCAGGGTATCTACAACGAAGCGGTTGAGGGATCCCAATTTCAGGAACAACCCCAACAAGACCAACCTCAACAGCAGCAAGGTATTGAAAACTCTGGTTCTCGGGGACAATTCCaaacaaaccaagaaaCAGACCAAATTGAGCAGATGAAGGAGCATATTTCCAGAATGGAGGAAGAATCAGAAAGACTGAATCAAATGCAGCAACAAATAATGCAAATGGACGATGCAATGGAAATTACTGATAATGGGGATGCACCTATGGATGGTGTTGAAGAAGACGCTAAATTTCAAAGCAtacaagagagaaaagaaattgatggtaGATCTATTTATGTCAGCAATGTTGACTATTCAGCCACTCCAGAGGAGCTACAACAGCTATTCTCGGAATGTGGAACAATCAATAGAATTACCATCCTGACAAACAGATTGACAGGCACGCCATTGGGTTATGgattcattgaatttgaaagcGCAGAATCTATTCCCAAAGCGCTAGAAAATGACCAGACATTGTTCAAGGGTCGTCCTATCAAGGTGACTCCGAAAAGAACTAACCTTCCAGGTTTTGGCTCTAGGGGAAGAGGTAGAGGTGGCTTTGTTGGcagaggaagaggaagaggtGGTTTTGGTGGcagaggaagaggaagaggtGGACCTAGAGGCAGAGGTGGTTTCAGAGGCAGAGGAGCACCCAGAGGTGCAAGAGGCGGCTTCAATCCTTACTGA